A window from Candidatus Obscuribacterales bacterium encodes these proteins:
- a CDS encoding thioredoxin family protein — protein sequence MMARTASTMLDLGTLAPDFQLPDVVTGETVSLSTFAGKSGLLVMFICRHCPFVKHVQQQLAAIGHDYLPKGLGIVAISANDAVNYPDDAPESLKAMVSEVGFAFPLCFDETQATAKAYTAACTPDFFLFDGDRALVYRGQLDDSRPGNDQPVDGHSLRAAIEAVLAGQPVDADQRPSIGCNIKWKPGTAPQS from the coding sequence ATGATGGCTCGAACAGCTTCCACCATGTTAGATCTGGGCACCCTCGCCCCAGATTTTCAACTCCCCGATGTGGTCACGGGCGAAACAGTCTCGCTGTCTACGTTTGCGGGCAAGAGCGGCTTATTAGTGATGTTCATCTGTCGCCACTGCCCCTTCGTGAAGCATGTGCAGCAGCAGCTAGCCGCGATCGGTCATGACTACCTGCCCAAGGGGCTGGGGATTGTGGCGATCAGCGCTAATGACGCGGTGAACTATCCCGATGATGCGCCGGAGAGCCTCAAAGCCATGGTGAGTGAAGTGGGCTTTGCGTTTCCCCTTTGTTTTGATGAAACCCAAGCAACTGCCAAGGCCTACACCGCCGCCTGCACCCCTGACTTTTTTCTCTTCGATGGCGATCGCGCCTTAGTCTATCGTGGGCAGCTTGATGACAGCCGACCGGGGAATGATCAGCCGGTAGATGGGCATAGTCTGCGGGCCGCGATCGAGGCGGTGTTGGCCGGTCAGCCCGTAGATGCCGACCAACGTCCTAGCATCGGCTGCAATATTAAATGGAAGCCAGGTACTGCTCCGCAGTCCTAA